A genomic region of Luteibacter aegosomatissinici contains the following coding sequences:
- a CDS encoding non-ribosomal peptide synthetase, with product MTPNELAAATAVDYDPFAGAPVAHLVPTTEPQREVWLASRLEPEASLAYNEAIAINLKGLLDVPALETAVQAIVERHEALRATFSGDGESLFIAEHVSVPIAFHDLSLLAPFESDARLMAAYSRIVTTPFDLEHGPLVRAELFKLAADRHILTVAAHHIVCDGWSFGVIVRDLAALYAQRTGQGPGPAAALAFTNFALAEATHAGTGTAREDEQYWLARFAGTAPALDLPTDRSRPRRRTFTSRREDRTLDAAEVAAIKRLGASHGASFYATLLTGFALLLRRVAGQDDVVIGIPTAGQAAEGLDTLVGHAVNVLPLRAQIDDAASFATTLGTVRNDLLDAFEHQRYTLGSLLPKLSMARDPSRLPLVSVLFNLDAVLDESTVRFPGLRFSVEAIPREYENFELFINAVQVDGALRLECQYNADLFEGATIQGWLDAYATLLREAAHDAKEAVAKLPLVSDAVYRELAALQPAPTPFPELRLAHEYFEQQVDRAPERAAVRYADRSLTYAALESRANRIANSLRERGIGHGMLVGISLARGLDMVAAVLGVMKSGAGYVPLDPAFPADRLAFMAEDASLAALLVDDDTPLTFAFDAARVLALNSDEVVHACIERPDRNRKAATPDSVAYVIFTSGSTGRPKGVRVPHRAAGNFLTSMQRVPGIAPDDRLVAVTTLSFDIAFMELMLPLTSGAEIVIAGRDDVRDGAQLRHLIEESDATMMQATPAGWRLLVDAGWHGRPAFRAVSGGEPLPVDLAEALLDRCGEVWNGYGPTETTVYSTYWRVSDPREGIYIGRPIANTTVHILDEQGNHCPLGVPGEIHIGGAGVTLGYLERPDLTAERFLTDPWSENEGSRMYKTGDRGRWLANGMLEHLGRLDFQVKVRGYRIEPGEIECVLADVPEVARAVVIAREDRPGDVRLVAYVVAREGMSLDEDLLRGRLRARLPDYMVPQHIMLMDAIPLLPNGKIDRKSLPAPMAHSLAEAGERIAPRNDDERRVAAAMEAVLCLPDLDVRDDFFALGGHSLLAAQLTAKLNREFGISLSFRTLFDAPTIEQLAAAIGTQVSSGGTPAAEPIIHRVDAEQDHAPLSLMQRRLWALEKMHPGRVTYNAPSAHRLRGHMDEHAFEMAFQALIQRQPSMRTAIRDMGSDVMQVVQAQLNYPLFPAEDLSDLAPEAREERLMARLRELTDTPFNLGTAPLFSAKLFKLSDNEHAMFFMPHHIIWDGWSFDIFYNELSALYRAFASGQPSPLAPLPVTYGDYAEWHAHWLESPAFQTQLSFWRDRLAQVGDVRALPTDYPRRPGMSGLGRTEWIHVSREHTDAMHEVARQADATLNMTLLALYFAMLSSSAGQRDLVVGTPVRARNQTEVESVMGYFNNLLPLHVHVDPGLSFLEFVRHVKRTAIDAFGCPDVPLEYLQRELKVGHGAGATLYQALFSFQDARQRAIDWGGLDHEQILLFQSGATEDLGMWFLESQRGMVGGVTYNADLLQAGTARLMRERYLDMMHVVSQNPSIAVGQLTAASTLERDRMRTWNAGCGGSPLPADLFAMVESQAAITPDTTAVKHGLRKHTYAQLVGEATRMATLLRDRGAGNGAVVGLCVEPGFDRLAGLLAIGLTGSTALLLDRADPTARLRDIVTDGRMTVLLGDSALEAALDWPRACALWLDADHAELEGTVGDASNFELRACAESPAIAFHVPGPDGRAHGASLSHTAIAAMVHGLGEALAVDTGQCISGDAMPSDPMSVIEPLLALTCGATWEVQEPHGLAHGELADLDCFIASPETWNALFDQGWAGDGQLRAAMLGGTPTQDTASRIADATAGLWTLFGDAMTAPVATCGRVERAADALHAGSPIGSNELWVLDSDGEPCPIGATGDVAIAGHALSQRFGTRATADHASNDEHLLRTGYRGRWLADGQVQVLDRDDRRIRRQGLDVEPAAVEAVLRTQTGVVRALAVPRTNRLGEQRIDAYAVTAPGYQLDLEGLRATLAAQLPAWSMPTHLMLLDAMPLLPTGEPDVDALPLPEERTAFAQADGAGTEPSTESERLLASVWHELLGMSRVRTSDNFFDVGGHSLLAVDMAQRVQKLTGIQMNLLDIANGTLGTLAADLAMATPTAPPTAKRGGLFGRLFGRG from the coding sequence ATGACGCCCAACGAGCTGGCCGCCGCCACGGCGGTCGACTACGACCCGTTCGCCGGTGCGCCTGTCGCGCACCTTGTGCCGACGACGGAACCGCAACGCGAGGTGTGGCTGGCATCCCGGCTGGAGCCGGAAGCCTCGCTGGCGTACAACGAGGCGATTGCCATCAACCTGAAGGGCTTGCTCGACGTGCCGGCCCTCGAAACCGCCGTGCAGGCGATCGTGGAGCGCCACGAAGCCCTGCGCGCCACGTTCAGCGGTGATGGCGAAAGCCTGTTCATCGCCGAACACGTGAGCGTACCCATCGCGTTCCACGACCTCAGCCTGCTGGCCCCGTTCGAAAGCGATGCCCGCCTGATGGCGGCGTACTCGCGCATCGTCACCACGCCGTTCGATCTGGAACACGGCCCCCTGGTCCGCGCCGAGCTGTTCAAGCTGGCGGCGGATCGCCATATCCTGACCGTTGCCGCACACCACATCGTGTGCGACGGCTGGTCGTTCGGCGTGATCGTGCGCGATCTTGCCGCCCTCTACGCGCAGCGCACCGGCCAGGGCCCCGGCCCGGCCGCCGCGCTCGCGTTCACGAACTTCGCGTTGGCCGAAGCCACGCACGCCGGTACGGGAACGGCACGGGAAGACGAACAGTACTGGCTAGCCCGCTTTGCCGGCACGGCCCCAGCGCTGGACCTCCCCACCGACCGCTCGCGTCCGCGCCGCCGTACGTTTACTTCACGGCGCGAAGACCGCACCCTGGATGCCGCCGAGGTCGCCGCCATCAAGCGCCTCGGCGCATCCCACGGCGCCAGTTTCTACGCCACGCTGCTCACCGGATTCGCCCTGCTGCTGCGCCGCGTGGCCGGCCAGGATGATGTGGTGATCGGCATCCCCACCGCCGGCCAGGCCGCCGAAGGCCTGGATACCCTGGTGGGCCACGCGGTGAACGTGCTGCCACTGCGCGCACAGATCGACGACGCCGCCAGTTTCGCCACCACCCTCGGCACCGTACGCAACGACCTGCTCGATGCGTTCGAGCACCAGCGTTACACCCTGGGCAGCCTGCTGCCCAAGCTCTCCATGGCGCGCGATCCCTCGCGCCTGCCGCTGGTGAGCGTGCTGTTCAACCTGGATGCCGTGCTGGATGAGAGCACCGTGCGTTTCCCGGGGCTGCGCTTCAGCGTGGAGGCGATTCCGCGCGAATACGAGAACTTCGAGCTTTTCATCAACGCGGTGCAGGTCGATGGCGCGCTGCGCCTGGAATGCCAGTACAACGCCGACCTGTTCGAAGGCGCCACGATCCAGGGCTGGCTGGATGCTTACGCCACCCTGCTGCGCGAGGCCGCGCACGACGCGAAGGAAGCGGTGGCGAAGCTGCCGCTGGTCTCCGATGCCGTGTATCGCGAACTGGCCGCGCTGCAGCCGGCGCCCACGCCGTTCCCCGAACTGCGCCTGGCCCACGAATACTTCGAGCAGCAGGTAGACCGCGCGCCCGAGCGCGCCGCGGTGCGCTACGCCGACCGCTCGCTCACCTACGCCGCGCTGGAGTCGCGCGCCAACCGCATCGCCAACAGCCTGCGTGAACGTGGCATCGGCCACGGCATGCTGGTGGGCATCTCGCTCGCCCGCGGCCTGGACATGGTCGCTGCCGTGCTGGGCGTGATGAAGTCCGGCGCGGGCTACGTCCCGCTGGATCCGGCGTTCCCGGCCGATCGCCTGGCCTTCATGGCGGAAGACGCCTCGCTCGCCGCGCTGCTCGTGGATGACGATACCCCGCTTACGTTCGCCTTCGATGCGGCACGCGTGCTCGCACTCAACAGCGACGAAGTGGTGCATGCCTGCATCGAGCGCCCCGACCGCAACCGCAAGGCCGCCACGCCCGATTCGGTGGCCTATGTCATCTTCACCTCCGGCTCCACGGGCCGGCCGAAGGGCGTGCGTGTGCCGCACCGCGCCGCAGGCAACTTCCTGACCAGCATGCAGCGCGTGCCGGGCATCGCCCCGGATGATCGCCTGGTGGCGGTTACGACGCTGTCGTTCGATATCGCCTTCATGGAACTGATGCTGCCGCTCACCAGCGGTGCCGAGATCGTAATCGCCGGCCGTGACGACGTGCGCGATGGCGCGCAGCTTCGCCACCTGATTGAAGAAAGCGACGCCACGATGATGCAGGCGACGCCGGCCGGCTGGCGCCTGCTGGTGGATGCCGGCTGGCATGGCCGCCCCGCGTTCCGCGCCGTCTCCGGCGGCGAGCCGCTGCCGGTGGACCTGGCCGAGGCCCTGCTCGATCGCTGCGGCGAAGTATGGAACGGCTACGGCCCCACCGAAACGACGGTGTACTCGACCTACTGGCGGGTTTCCGATCCGCGCGAAGGCATCTATATCGGCCGCCCCATCGCTAACACCACCGTGCACATCCTCGATGAGCAGGGCAACCATTGCCCACTCGGCGTGCCGGGAGAGATCCATATCGGTGGCGCCGGCGTCACACTGGGCTACCTCGAACGCCCGGACCTCACCGCCGAGCGGTTTCTGACCGATCCGTGGTCGGAGAACGAAGGCTCGCGGATGTACAAGACCGGCGACCGTGGCCGCTGGCTGGCCAACGGCATGCTGGAACACCTGGGCCGCCTGGATTTCCAGGTGAAGGTCCGCGGTTACCGCATCGAGCCAGGCGAGATCGAATGCGTGCTCGCGGACGTGCCGGAAGTGGCACGCGCCGTCGTCATCGCGCGCGAAGACCGCCCGGGCGATGTGCGCCTGGTGGCGTACGTGGTGGCACGCGAGGGCATGTCGCTGGACGAGGACCTGCTGCGCGGCCGCCTGCGCGCCCGCCTGCCGGATTACATGGTGCCGCAGCACATCATGCTGATGGATGCGATTCCGCTACTGCCCAACGGCAAGATCGACCGCAAGAGCCTGCCCGCGCCGATGGCGCATTCGCTGGCCGAAGCCGGCGAGCGCATCGCCCCGCGCAATGATGACGAGCGCCGTGTCGCCGCCGCCATGGAAGCCGTGCTGTGCCTGCCTGACCTGGACGTGCGCGACGATTTCTTCGCCCTGGGCGGCCACTCGCTGCTAGCCGCACAACTCACCGCCAAGCTCAATCGCGAGTTCGGCATCAGCCTCTCCTTCCGCACGCTGTTCGACGCCCCCACGATCGAGCAGCTCGCCGCGGCCATCGGCACGCAGGTGTCGAGCGGCGGCACGCCGGCCGCCGAGCCGATTATCCATCGCGTGGACGCCGAGCAGGACCACGCACCGCTGTCGCTCATGCAACGGCGCCTGTGGGCGCTGGAGAAGATGCACCCCGGCCGTGTCACCTATAACGCCCCGTCGGCACACCGCCTGCGCGGCCACATGGATGAGCACGCCTTCGAGATGGCGTTCCAGGCACTGATCCAGCGCCAGCCGAGCATGCGCACGGCCATCCGCGACATGGGCAGCGACGTGATGCAGGTGGTGCAGGCGCAGCTGAACTACCCGCTGTTCCCTGCCGAAGACCTGAGCGATCTGGCGCCCGAGGCCCGCGAGGAGCGCCTGATGGCGCGCCTGCGCGAGCTCACCGATACCCCGTTCAACCTCGGCACGGCACCGCTGTTCAGCGCGAAGCTGTTCAAGCTGTCCGATAACGAACACGCCATGTTCTTCATGCCGCACCACATCATCTGGGACGGCTGGTCGTTCGACATCTTCTACAACGAACTCTCCGCGCTGTACCGCGCGTTCGCATCCGGCCAGCCCTCGCCCCTCGCACCGCTGCCCGTCACCTACGGCGATTACGCTGAATGGCACGCGCACTGGCTCGAATCGCCCGCGTTCCAGACCCAGCTTTCGTTCTGGCGCGACCGGTTGGCCCAGGTGGGTGATGTGCGCGCACTCCCGACCGATTACCCGCGCCGCCCCGGGATGTCCGGCCTCGGCCGCACGGAATGGATCCATGTCTCGCGCGAGCACACCGATGCCATGCACGAGGTGGCGCGCCAGGCGGATGCCACGCTCAACATGACCCTCCTGGCCCTCTACTTCGCCATGCTCTCCAGCTCGGCGGGCCAGCGCGACCTGGTGGTGGGCACGCCGGTGCGGGCACGCAACCAGACCGAGGTCGAATCGGTCATGGGCTACTTCAACAACCTGCTGCCGCTGCACGTGCATGTCGATCCGGGCCTGTCGTTCCTGGAATTCGTACGCCATGTGAAGCGCACCGCCATCGATGCCTTCGGTTGCCCGGATGTCCCGCTGGAATACCTGCAGCGCGAGCTGAAGGTCGGCCACGGCGCGGGCGCCACGCTGTACCAGGCGCTGTTCTCGTTCCAGGACGCCCGCCAGCGTGCAATCGACTGGGGCGGCCTGGACCACGAGCAGATCCTGCTGTTCCAGAGCGGCGCCACCGAAGACCTGGGCATGTGGTTCCTCGAGAGCCAGCGCGGCATGGTCGGCGGCGTCACCTACAACGCCGACCTCCTGCAGGCCGGTACCGCCCGCCTCATGCGCGAGCGCTACCTGGACATGATGCACGTCGTGTCGCAGAACCCGTCCATCGCCGTCGGGCAGCTCACCGCCGCGAGCACGCTGGAACGCGACCGCATGCGCACCTGGAACGCGGGCTGCGGTGGTTCGCCGCTGCCCGCCGACCTGTTCGCCATGGTGGAGTCGCAGGCGGCGATCACGCCGGATACCACGGCGGTGAAGCATGGCCTGCGCAAGCACACCTACGCGCAGCTTGTGGGCGAAGCCACGCGCATGGCCACGCTGCTGCGTGACCGCGGTGCTGGCAATGGCGCTGTCGTAGGCCTGTGCGTCGAGCCGGGCTTCGATCGCCTGGCCGGCCTGCTCGCCATCGGCCTCACCGGCAGCACGGCGCTATTGCTCGATCGTGCCGACCCCACGGCCCGCCTGCGCGATATCGTCACTGACGGCCGCATGACGGTGCTGCTGGGAGATTCGGCCCTGGAAGCCGCCCTGGACTGGCCACGTGCCTGTGCCCTCTGGCTGGATGCTGACCATGCCGAGCTGGAAGGCACGGTCGGCGATGCCAGTAACTTCGAACTGCGCGCCTGCGCCGAGTCCCCGGCGATCGCCTTCCACGTGCCCGGCCCGGATGGCCGCGCCCATGGCGCGTCGCTTTCACACACCGCCATCGCCGCCATGGTGCATGGCCTGGGTGAGGCGCTGGCGGTCGACACCGGGCAATGCATCAGCGGCGACGCCATGCCGTCCGATCCCATGTCAGTGATCGAGCCATTGCTCGCGCTCACCTGTGGCGCCACCTGGGAAGTGCAGGAACCGCACGGCCTCGCTCATGGCGAACTGGCCGACCTGGATTGCTTCATCGCCTCGCCGGAAACCTGGAATGCCCTCTTCGACCAGGGCTGGGCCGGCGACGGGCAGCTGCGCGCCGCCATGCTCGGCGGCACGCCGACGCAGGACACGGCGTCACGGATCGCCGATGCCACGGCCGGCCTGTGGACCTTGTTCGGCGATGCGATGACCGCACCGGTGGCGACTTGCGGCCGCGTGGAACGCGCGGCGGATGCACTGCACGCGGGCAGTCCGATCGGTAGCAACGAGCTCTGGGTCCTCGATAGCGATGGCGAGCCCTGCCCCATCGGCGCGACCGGTGACGTCGCGATCGCCGGCCATGCGCTCTCGCAGCGCTTTGGTACGCGCGCCACCGCCGATCACGCCAGCAACGACGAACACCTGCTGCGCACCGGTTACCGGGGCCGCTGGCTGGCCGATGGCCAGGTGCAGGTGCTGGACCGCGATGACCGCCGGATCCGCCGCCAGGGCCTCGACGTCGAACCTGCCGCCGTGGAAGCCGTGCTGCGCACGCAGACCGGCGTCGTGCGAGCGCTGGCCGTGCCGCGGACTAACCGCCTTGGCGAACAGCGTATCGATGCGTACGCCGTGACCGCACCCGGCTACCAGCTCGATCTGGAAGGCCTGCGCGCCACCCTCGCGGCGCAGTTGCCCGCATGGTCCATGCCCACCCACCTCATGCTGCTCGATGCCATGCCGCTGCTGCCCACCGGCGAGCCGGATGTGGATGCGCTGCCGCTACCGGAGGAACGTACCGCGTTCGCGCAAGCCGACGGCGCCGGTACTGAGCCGAGCACGGAAAGCGAGCGCCTGCTCGCCAGCGTGTGGCACGAACTGCTCGGCATGAGCCGGGTACGCACCAGCGATAACTTCTTCGACGTGGGCGGCCACTCGCTGCTGGCGGTCGACATGGCGCAACGCGTGCAAAAGCTGACCGGTATCCAGATGAACCTGCTGGATATCGCCAACGGCACGCTGGGCACCCTGGCGGCTGACCTGGCGATGGCGACGCCTACCGCGCCACCCACAGCCAAACGCGGCGGCCTGTTCGGCAGGCTGTTCGGGCGCGGCTGA